A region from the Medicago truncatula cultivar Jemalong A17 chromosome 6, MtrunA17r5.0-ANR, whole genome shotgun sequence genome encodes:
- the LOC25496075 gene encoding extensin-2, with protein sequence MGSQMASITLTIALAIISLSFPSQISANNYIYSSPPPPKPYYYHSPPPPVHSPPPPYHYSSPPPPPKKEYKYPSPPPPVYKYKSPPPPVYKYQSPPPPVYKYKSPPPPVYKYKSPPPPPKKPYKYSSPPPPVYKYKSPPPPVYSPPPPVYKYKSPPPPVYSPPPPYKYSSPPPPPYKYSSPPPPVYKYKSPPPPYKYSSPPPPPKKPYKYPSPPPPVYKYKSPPPPVYSPPPIYKYKSPPPPVYSPPPPVYKYKSPPPPVYSPPPPVYKYKSPPPPVYSPPPPVYKYKSPPPPVYSPPPPVYKYKSPPPPVYSPPPPVYKYKSPPPPVYSPPPPVYKYKSPPPPVYSPPPPVYKYKSPPPPVYSPPPPVYKYKSPPPPVSSPPPPHYVYSSPPPPVYSPPPPHYIYSSPPPPYHY encoded by the coding sequence ATGGGGTCTCAAATGGCCTCTATTACTCTCACTATTGCATTGGCAATAATCTCTCTTAGCTTCCCATCTCAAATTTCAGCAAACAATTACATCTATTCatctccaccaccaccaaagCCTTACTACTACCACTCTCCACCACCACCAGTGCACTCCCCACCTCCTCCTTACCATTACAGTTCACCACCACCGCCACCAAAGAAGGAATACAAATACCCTTCTCCTCCACCACCAGTATACAAGTACAAATCACCTCCTCCACCGGTATATAAGTATCAATCTCCCCCACCACCAGTTTACAAGTACAAGTCACCTCCTCCCCCAGTTTACAAGTACAAATCTCCACCCCCACCACCCAAGAAACCATACAAGTattcatcaccaccaccaccagttTACAAGTATAAGTCTCCTCCTCCACCTGTTTACTCACCACCTCCACCAGTTTACAAGTATAAATCTCCTCCTCCACCAGTTTACTCACCACCTCCACCATACAAGTATTCatctccaccacctcctccgTACAAGTactcatcaccaccaccaccagtCTACAAGTATAAGTCACCTCCTCCTCCTTACAAGTACTCATCTCCCCCTCCACCTCCAAAGAAACCATACAAGTACCCATCTCCACCACCCCCAGTTTACAAGTATAAATCTCCTCCTCCACCTGTCTACTCACCACCACCAATTTACAAGTATAAGTCACCTCCTCCACCTGTCTACTCACCACCTCCACCAGTCTACAAGTATAAATCACCCCCTCCACCTGTCTACTCACCACCTCCACCAGTTTACAAATATAAGTCACCTCCCCCACCTGTCtactcaccaccaccaccagttTACAAATATAAGTCACCTCCCCCACCTGTCTACTCACCACCTCCACCTGTTTACAAGTATAAGTCTCCTCCTCCACCTGTCtactcaccaccaccaccagttTACAAATATAAGTCACCTCCCCCACCTGTCTACTCACCACCTCCACCAGTATACAAGTATAAGTCACCTCCCCCACCTGTCTACTCACCACCTCCACCAGTATACAAGTATAAGTCTCCTCCCCCACCTGTCTACTCACCACCTCCACCAGTATACAAGTATAAGTCCCCTCCTCCACCTGTTTCCTCACCACCTCCACCACATTATGTTTACTCTTCCCCTCCTCCTCCAGTCTATTCCCCTCCTCCACCACATTACATTTATTCATCACCCCCTCCTCCTTACCACTACTAG